The following proteins come from a genomic window of Haliaeetus albicilla chromosome 23, bHalAlb1.1, whole genome shotgun sequence:
- the IL2RG gene encoding cytokine receptor common subunit gamma isoform X1, with amino-acid sequence MGRRAGWAPWWQAVLWGRKQRGCGSQQPCAVGGLCAGVVRMRPTAHPAMVVPCAFLVPVLLLLCRLGPCLTAAHSPPGVECVVFNEEYMTCMWGSRETLMANYSLYYWYENRSPVVECKHYLQDRGISVGCHFNQSEIIQFQPFHVLVNASLGGRTLEIPSKRMELQDLVKPEAPVNLTIRNMSNNQLQLTWTSPYPRPQCLEHAIKYKSNKDTSWTEHQVKGDVFSFPSVDYEKYYTFYVRSKINSYCGTTQLWSEWSVPVVWGSNSTSKGTAEEPLHWFWIHTVLIPIVSCLLLLVLVVLLVRMERVWVILMPRIPNPSKNFDDLFITHKGNFQEWAGVPKDVMESFKPNYSENICYVSELPPKDSYEPLWEGSNHPPSLMPGALAAPREHSPYKNSYVGV; translated from the exons ATGGGGCGCCGTGCAGGGTGGGCCCCTTGGTGGCAGGcggtgctgtggggcaggaagCAGCGTGGGTGCGGAAGCCAGCAGCCCTGTGCGGTGGGTGGGCTGTGCGCAGGGGTTGTTCGCATGCGCCCCACGGCTCACCCAGCCATGGTGGTGCCCTGCGCCTTCCTCGTACCCgtcctccttctcctctgcaggCTGGGCCCCTGCCTTactgctgcccacagccccccag GGGTGGAGTGTGTTGTCTTCAACGAGGAGTACATGACCTGCATGTGGGGGAGCAGAGAGACGCTCATGGCCAACTACTCCCTCTACTACTG GTATGAGAACAGGTCCCCTGTGGTGGAGTGCAAGCACTACCTGCAGGACCGCGGCATCAGTGTCGGCTGCCACTTCAACCAGAGCGagatcatccagttccagcCTTTCCATGTCCTTGTCAATGCCAGCCTTGGTGGCAGGACACTGGAGATCCCCAGCAAGCGCATGGAGCTGCAGGACCTGG TGAAACCGGAGGCACCTGTCAACCTAACCATCCGCAACATGAGCAACAACCAGCTGCAGCTGACCTGGACCTCCCCGTACCCCAGAccccagtgcctggagcacgCCATCAAGTACAAGAGCAACAAGGACACCAGCTGGACG GAGCACCAGGTGAAAGGAGatgtcttctccttccccagtgTAGACTATGAGAAGTACTACACCTTCTATGTGCGCAGCAAGATCAACAGCTACTGCGGCACCACCCAGCTCTGGAGTGAGTGGAGTGTGCCTGTGGTCTGGGGCAGCAACTCCACCAGTAAGG GCACGGCAGAGGAGCCGCTGCACTGGTTCTGGATCCACACGGTCTTGATCCCCATTGTCTCTTGCCTGCTCTTGCTGGTCCTTGTTGTCCTGCTGGTGCGCATGGAAAg GGTGTGGGTCATCCTCATGCCCCGAATCCCCAACCCCAGCAAGAACTTTGACGACCTCTTCATCACCCACAAGGGCAACTTCCAG GAATGGGCCGGAGTCCCCAAAGATGTCATGGAGAGCTTCAAGCCCAACTACAGCGAGAACATCTGCTATGTGAGCGAGCTGCCCCCCAAGGACAGCTACGAGCCCCTGTGGGAGGGCAGCAACCACCCGCCATCGCTGATGCCTGGGGCCCTGGCTGCCCCCCGTGAACACAGCCCCTACAAGAACAGCTACGTGGGAGTGTGA
- the IL2RG gene encoding cytokine receptor common subunit gamma isoform X3 — protein sequence MGRRAGWAPWWQAVLWGRKQRGCGSQQPCAVGGLCAGVVRMRPTAHPAMVVPCAFLVPVLLLLCRLGPCLTAAHSPPGVECVVFNEEYMTCMWGSRETLMANYSLYYWYENRSPVVECKHYLQDRGISVGCHFNQSEIIQFQPFHVLVNASLGGRTLEIPSKRMELQDLVKPEAPVNLTIRNMSNNQLQLTWTSPYPRPQCLEHAIKYKSNKDTSWTEHQVKGDVFSFPSVDYEKYYTFYVRSKINSYCGTTQLWSEWSVPVVWGSNSTSKGCGSSSCPESPTPARTLTTSSSPTRATSRNGPESPKMSWRASSPTTARTSAM from the exons ATGGGGCGCCGTGCAGGGTGGGCCCCTTGGTGGCAGGcggtgctgtggggcaggaagCAGCGTGGGTGCGGAAGCCAGCAGCCCTGTGCGGTGGGTGGGCTGTGCGCAGGGGTTGTTCGCATGCGCCCCACGGCTCACCCAGCCATGGTGGTGCCCTGCGCCTTCCTCGTACCCgtcctccttctcctctgcaggCTGGGCCCCTGCCTTactgctgcccacagccccccag GGGTGGAGTGTGTTGTCTTCAACGAGGAGTACATGACCTGCATGTGGGGGAGCAGAGAGACGCTCATGGCCAACTACTCCCTCTACTACTG GTATGAGAACAGGTCCCCTGTGGTGGAGTGCAAGCACTACCTGCAGGACCGCGGCATCAGTGTCGGCTGCCACTTCAACCAGAGCGagatcatccagttccagcCTTTCCATGTCCTTGTCAATGCCAGCCTTGGTGGCAGGACACTGGAGATCCCCAGCAAGCGCATGGAGCTGCAGGACCTGG TGAAACCGGAGGCACCTGTCAACCTAACCATCCGCAACATGAGCAACAACCAGCTGCAGCTGACCTGGACCTCCCCGTACCCCAGAccccagtgcctggagcacgCCATCAAGTACAAGAGCAACAAGGACACCAGCTGGACG GAGCACCAGGTGAAAGGAGatgtcttctccttccccagtgTAGACTATGAGAAGTACTACACCTTCTATGTGCGCAGCAAGATCAACAGCTACTGCGGCACCACCCAGCTCTGGAGTGAGTGGAGTGTGCCTGTGGTCTGGGGCAGCAACTCCACCAGTAAGG GGTGTGGGTCATCCTCATGCCCCGAATCCCCAACCCCAGCAAGAACTTTGACGACCTCTTCATCACCCACAAGGGCAACTTCCAG GAATGGGCCGGAGTCCCCAAAGATGTCATGGAGAGCTTCAAGCCCAACTACAGCGAGAACATCTGCTATGTGA
- the IL2RG gene encoding cytokine receptor common subunit gamma isoform X2 translates to MVVPCAFLVPVLLLLCRLGPCLTAAHSPPGVECVVFNEEYMTCMWGSRETLMANYSLYYWYENRSPVVECKHYLQDRGISVGCHFNQSEIIQFQPFHVLVNASLGGRTLEIPSKRMELQDLVKPEAPVNLTIRNMSNNQLQLTWTSPYPRPQCLEHAIKYKSNKDTSWTEHQVKGDVFSFPSVDYEKYYTFYVRSKINSYCGTTQLWSEWSVPVVWGSNSTSKGTAEEPLHWFWIHTVLIPIVSCLLLLVLVVLLVRMERVWVILMPRIPNPSKNFDDLFITHKGNFQEWAGVPKDVMESFKPNYSENICYVSELPPKDSYEPLWEGSNHPPSLMPGALAAPREHSPYKNSYVGV, encoded by the exons ATGGTGGTGCCCTGCGCCTTCCTCGTACCCgtcctccttctcctctgcaggCTGGGCCCCTGCCTTactgctgcccacagccccccag GGGTGGAGTGTGTTGTCTTCAACGAGGAGTACATGACCTGCATGTGGGGGAGCAGAGAGACGCTCATGGCCAACTACTCCCTCTACTACTG GTATGAGAACAGGTCCCCTGTGGTGGAGTGCAAGCACTACCTGCAGGACCGCGGCATCAGTGTCGGCTGCCACTTCAACCAGAGCGagatcatccagttccagcCTTTCCATGTCCTTGTCAATGCCAGCCTTGGTGGCAGGACACTGGAGATCCCCAGCAAGCGCATGGAGCTGCAGGACCTGG TGAAACCGGAGGCACCTGTCAACCTAACCATCCGCAACATGAGCAACAACCAGCTGCAGCTGACCTGGACCTCCCCGTACCCCAGAccccagtgcctggagcacgCCATCAAGTACAAGAGCAACAAGGACACCAGCTGGACG GAGCACCAGGTGAAAGGAGatgtcttctccttccccagtgTAGACTATGAGAAGTACTACACCTTCTATGTGCGCAGCAAGATCAACAGCTACTGCGGCACCACCCAGCTCTGGAGTGAGTGGAGTGTGCCTGTGGTCTGGGGCAGCAACTCCACCAGTAAGG GCACGGCAGAGGAGCCGCTGCACTGGTTCTGGATCCACACGGTCTTGATCCCCATTGTCTCTTGCCTGCTCTTGCTGGTCCTTGTTGTCCTGCTGGTGCGCATGGAAAg GGTGTGGGTCATCCTCATGCCCCGAATCCCCAACCCCAGCAAGAACTTTGACGACCTCTTCATCACCCACAAGGGCAACTTCCAG GAATGGGCCGGAGTCCCCAAAGATGTCATGGAGAGCTTCAAGCCCAACTACAGCGAGAACATCTGCTATGTGAGCGAGCTGCCCCCCAAGGACAGCTACGAGCCCCTGTGGGAGGGCAGCAACCACCCGCCATCGCTGATGCCTGGGGCCCTGGCTGCCCCCCGTGAACACAGCCCCTACAAGAACAGCTACGTGGGAGTGTGA
- the C23HXorf65 gene encoding uncharacterized protein CXorf65 homolog translates to MAAVLHHRVLGSNPTVPAPGPRLMAVAHSSTSSCQSHLLHSATAALPADDQSLPANASCTVLRLVSYVRMVGVPDTAFPNIIHPCDELSTPKLLFQVTSLSERTSKFLQACGTYYMCRVEFGAPGTEEENTCWSFTLLLEHPSAALTGGRGDGEQPGGQAQAWGPGAGAGGCQTCAPEMLEERRMPDMETLPSTARGQGAIRGCQWPPGQPVWPCPTSPRPPLP, encoded by the exons ATGGCAGCTGTACTGCACCACAGGGTGCTGG GGTCCAACCCCACTGTCCCAGCCCCTGGTCCCAGGCTCATGGCAGTGGCACATTCATCCACATCAAGCTGCCAGAGCCACCTGCTGCACTCAGCcactgctgctctccctgcagaTGACCAGAGCCTTCCAGCCAATGCCAGCTGCACCGTCCTGCGGCTGGTCTCCTACGTGAGGATGGTGGGGGTCCCTGACACTG CTTTTCCAAACATCATCCACCCATGTGACGAGCTGAGCACCCCCAAGCTGCTCTTCCAGGTGACCAGCCTGAGCGAGAGGACCAGCAAGTTCCTCCAGGCGTGTGGCACCTACTATATGTGCAGGGTGGAGTTCGGGGCACCTG GGACTGAGGAGGAGAACACATGCTGGTCCTTCACACTCCTCCTGGAGCATCCCAGCGCAGCACTCACAGGTGGGCGAGGGGATGGGGAGCAGCCAGGTGGGCAGGCACAGGCATGGGGGCCTGGTgctggggccgggggctgccagACCTGCGCCCCAGAGATGTTGGAGGAGAGGAGGATGCCTGACATGGAGACACTGCCCTCCACGGCACGAGGCCAAGGAGCGATAAGGGGCTGCCAGTGGCCCCCAGGGCAGCCAGTGTGGCCTTGCCCAACTTCACCAAGGCCACCTCTGCCCTAG